A segment of the Aromatoleum aromaticum EbN1 genome:
CGCGCCCCGCGGCCAGCCGCCGCCCGGCAGCTGCGCGTCGAGCGCGGGAAAGCCCGTCGGCACCCCCGCTTCGGCCGGCCGGGCAAGCCGGTCGGCCGGCCAGACGAGACCGGGGGGCAACCCGGCGAGCGTCGCGAGAGGGGAGGTCGACATCGCTTCGCGTGTTGGGCCGGGATGCAGGGAGTGGTCACCGCGAGCCGTTGCGCACGAGGCCGACGGCGATGCCTTCGATGTCGAGCGCTTGATGGCGAGTGTCGACGACGATCGGTTCGAAGTCCGGATTGGCCGGCAACAGGCGCACGATCGGCCCTTCGCGGGTGAAGGTCTTCACGGTGACCTCGTCCTCGAGGCGGGCGACGACGACCTGGCCGGCGCGCACTTGCGGTGTGCGATGCACCGCGAGCAGGTCGCTGTCGATGATTCCGGCGTCGCGCATGCTCATGCCGCGCACGCGCAGCAGGTAGTCGGCGCGCGGCGAGAACAGCGCCGAGTCGATCTGGTAGCGGGCTTCGATGTGCTCGACCGCGAGCATCGGACGGCCGGCCGCGACGTGCCCGACCAGCGGCAG
Coding sequences within it:
- the lexA gene encoding transcriptional repressor LexA — encoded protein: MISRADPLTARQAEILDFIRHTVESEGRPPTRAEICTAFGFRSPNAAETHLRTLAAKGAIVLEEGRARGIRLVEALGLPLVGHVAAGRPMLAVEHIEARYQIDSALFSPRADYLLRVRGMSMRDAGIIDSDLLAVHRTPQVRAGQVVVARLEDEVTVKTFTREGPIVRLLPANPDFEPIVVDTRHQALDIEGIAVGLVRNGSR